From a single Vallitalea longa genomic region:
- a CDS encoding sensor histidine kinase — translation MKKFCSIKFKLLIFSFCLIVIPIIIIGSISYTKSSKVIENHAKYSNLSTVKNITSDVEKILNSINYTSLQLIQHDSLRNYLMMSKDDVDMNKQAYILKSEALLSYLIYTNEYIESATLQGFNGIEIDTTGKSRFINESNMTTALNLKGKSFWSINTYDDLNNKIHRVSLIRSINDINNIENTLGILKLDIDQKKLAKVYNESTVNENSEFYIFNDSDIVISSNDSDILFDEIPSELLKEDININKDGFYRVEWKNKEYLLAYSRIQPMNWTLISLVPIKEILDDLQIIQKVIRIGIIVSFIICIMIVIFFYKKFLTPLKQIRVLMKHIENENFVSIDVKGNDEIAMLFKSFNKMSNRLNQLMNQVYLVKIKQKESELKALQAQINPHFLYNTLDTIHWVARIESAFETSALIQALSKLFRLSLNNGSQFTSVKNEIEHLNNYIFLQKQKYETLVDFVIHVEDEVKECKVVKLIIQPLVENAIYHGISSLPQKGKINIVIKREKDNLIYEIIDNGVGINEKYINDLLISDTETSKGFGIKNVNDRIKLYFGDEYGLSFKSMINVGTTAIVKQPYIKEGEEYDKNDDCRR, via the coding sequence TAAATCTTCAAAGGTAATAGAAAACCATGCTAAATATTCTAATTTAAGTACTGTTAAAAATATAACAAGTGATGTAGAAAAAATATTGAATTCTATTAACTATACTTCTCTACAATTAATTCAGCATGATTCGTTACGAAATTATTTGATGATGTCAAAAGATGATGTAGATATGAATAAACAAGCTTATATATTAAAATCGGAAGCATTACTATCTTATTTAATATATACTAATGAATACATTGAATCTGCAACTTTACAAGGATTTAATGGTATAGAAATAGATACAACTGGGAAAAGTCGTTTTATAAATGAAAGTAATATGACTACAGCATTAAATTTAAAAGGTAAGTCATTTTGGTCAATAAATACTTATGATGATTTGAACAATAAGATACATAGAGTTTCTTTAATAAGATCAATAAATGATATTAATAATATAGAAAACACACTGGGAATATTAAAACTTGATATTGACCAAAAAAAATTAGCTAAAGTTTATAATGAGTCTACTGTTAATGAGAACAGCGAATTTTATATATTCAATGATAGCGATATTGTTATATCATCTAATGATTCAGATATTTTATTTGATGAGATACCTAGTGAATTATTAAAAGAGGATATTAATATTAATAAAGATGGATTTTATAGAGTGGAGTGGAAGAATAAAGAATATCTTTTGGCTTATAGTAGAATTCAACCAATGAATTGGACCCTTATAAGTCTAGTTCCAATAAAAGAAATTTTAGATGATCTACAAATAATTCAAAAAGTTATACGTATAGGTATTATAGTTAGTTTCATAATATGCATCATGATAGTAATATTTTTTTATAAAAAGTTTCTGACACCGCTAAAGCAGATTAGAGTACTTATGAAACATATTGAAAATGAAAATTTTGTTAGCATAGATGTTAAAGGTAATGATGAGATAGCTATGCTATTTAAAAGTTTTAATAAAATGTCAAATAGACTGAATCAGTTGATGAATCAAGTGTATTTGGTTAAAATCAAACAAAAAGAATCGGAATTAAAGGCTCTTCAGGCACAGATTAATCCTCATTTTCTGTATAATACTTTGGATACTATACACTGGGTAGCTCGTATAGAATCTGCATTTGAAACTTCTGCATTAATACAAGCACTATCTAAACTTTTTAGGTTAAGTCTTAATAATGGAAGTCAGTTCACTAGTGTGAAAAATGAAATTGAACATTTGAATAATTACATTTTTTTACAAAAACAAAAGTATGAGACACTCGTAGATTTTGTAATTCATGTTGAAGATGAAGTTAAGGAATGTAAAGTTGTTAAATTGATTATACAGCCTCTTGTTGAGAATGCAATTTATCATGGTATTAGCTCGTTACCACAAAAAGGTAAAATAAATATAGTAATTAAAAGAGAAAAGGATAACTTGATTTATGAAATTATAGATAATGGAGTAGGTATTAACGAAAAATATATTAATGATCTTTTGATTTCTGATACTGAAACTAGTAAAGGTTTTGGAATAAAAAATGTAAATGATAGGATAAAATTATATTTTGGAGATGAATATGGTTTATCATTTAAAAGTATGATAAATGTAGGTACAAC